A window of the Nibribacter ruber genome harbors these coding sequences:
- a CDS encoding ABC transporter ATP-binding protein: protein MAFWSNLFTSKKASSTGKPPLSVQQRVSALKHLPPFLKLVWQTNPRMAFLNVVLRLFKAAVPLAMLYVGQLIIDEVISLTQVTGERELRYLLTLVAIEFGLAVISDTLNRGIALIDGLLGDLFANQSSIRLMEHAAELDLDQFEDSTFYDKLERARRQTLSRTILMSQVLGQLQDLITMLFLAVGLVAFNPWLLLLLLVAVLPAFLGESHFNERSYSLVHGWTPERRELDYLRQTGASDDTAKEVKIFGLSDFLVNRFRELSSQFYLDNKKLATRRAGWGSFFAALGSAGYYGAYVYIILQTVNGQVSIGQLTFLAGSFMRMRGLLESILNRFTSVAEGALYLQDFFDFFELQPRIHRKPNAPAFPKPIQHGFTFENVGFQYHNSERWAIRNLNFTLRAGEKLALVGENGAGKTTLVKLLSRLYDPTEGLILLDGIDLREYDPADLRREIGVIFQDFVRFQMSAGTNIAIGRIEEKSNQPRIESSAHQSLADTVIAKLPEGYDQVIGRRFNKGVDLSGGEWQKIALGRAYMRDAQLLILDEPTAALDARAEHEVFQRFAELTKGKTAVLISHRFSTVRMADRILVIENGQFVEMGSHEELLAKGERYAELFRLQAKGYL from the coding sequence ATGGCATTCTGGTCCAACTTATTCACTAGCAAAAAAGCATCTTCTACAGGTAAACCACCTTTGTCTGTGCAGCAGCGCGTGAGCGCCCTAAAACACCTGCCCCCGTTTTTAAAGCTGGTCTGGCAAACCAACCCGCGCATGGCGTTCTTGAACGTAGTGTTGCGCTTATTCAAAGCGGCGGTACCGCTGGCCATGCTCTATGTGGGTCAGTTGATTATTGACGAAGTCATCAGCCTTACCCAGGTCACCGGCGAGCGTGAACTGCGCTACCTGCTCACGCTAGTCGCTATTGAGTTCGGCTTGGCCGTCATCTCAGATACACTCAACAGAGGCATCGCCTTAATAGACGGGCTGCTAGGCGATTTATTTGCCAACCAATCCTCCATCAGGCTCATGGAACATGCCGCCGAGCTGGACCTGGACCAGTTTGAGGACTCTACTTTTTATGACAAGCTGGAACGCGCGCGCCGCCAGACCCTCAGCCGAACCATTCTCATGAGCCAGGTGCTGGGACAATTGCAGGACTTGATCACCATGCTGTTCCTGGCCGTAGGCCTTGTAGCCTTTAACCCATGGCTGTTGCTCTTACTGCTAGTGGCCGTTCTACCCGCCTTCTTAGGCGAATCTCATTTCAATGAACGCAGCTATTCGTTGGTGCATGGCTGGACGCCTGAGCGCCGCGAACTGGACTATTTAAGGCAGACCGGGGCCAGTGATGACACGGCCAAGGAAGTAAAGATTTTCGGGCTGTCAGACTTTTTGGTGAACCGCTTTAGGGAGTTGTCTTCGCAGTTTTATTTAGACAACAAGAAGCTGGCCACACGTCGGGCTGGCTGGGGAAGTTTCTTTGCCGCGTTAGGCAGTGCCGGCTATTACGGCGCCTACGTGTACATCATTCTGCAGACGGTCAACGGGCAAGTGTCCATTGGCCAGCTCACGTTCCTGGCCGGTTCGTTCATGCGCATGCGCGGCCTCCTGGAGTCTATCTTGAACCGATTCACCAGCGTGGCCGAAGGCGCTTTATATCTACAGGATTTCTTTGATTTCTTTGAACTCCAGCCTCGCATTCACCGCAAACCCAACGCCCCGGCTTTCCCGAAACCCATCCAGCACGGCTTTACGTTTGAGAACGTGGGTTTCCAGTACCATAACTCAGAACGCTGGGCCATTAGAAACCTCAACTTCACCCTACGTGCCGGCGAGAAACTAGCTTTGGTAGGAGAAAATGGCGCCGGTAAAACAACCTTGGTCAAACTACTTTCACGCCTCTATGACCCTACCGAGGGACTCATTCTCTTAGATGGCATTGACCTCCGCGAATATGATCCCGCCGATTTACGTCGTGAGATTGGCGTGATTTTCCAGGACTTCGTTAGGTTCCAGATGAGCGCCGGCACTAACATTGCCATTGGCCGCATTGAAGAGAAAAGCAATCAGCCTCGCATAGAATCCTCGGCACACCAAAGCCTGGCAGATACCGTCATCGCTAAACTCCCCGAAGGCTACGACCAGGTCATCGGTCGCCGGTTCAACAAAGGCGTGGACTTGTCTGGTGGCGAATGGCAGAAAATCGCCCTCGGCCGTGCTTACATGCGGGACGCGCAGTTGCTTATCTTAGACGAACCTACCGCCGCCTTGGACGCCCGCGCCGAGCATGAGGTATTCCAGCGCTTCGCGGAGCTGACCAAAGGCAAAACTGCCGTCCTCATCTCCCACCGCTTCTCCACCGTCCGCATGGCTGATAGAATCTTAGTGATTGAGAACGGGCAATTCGTGGAAATGGGCTCCCATGAAGAACTTCTCGCCAAAGGCGAACGCTACGCAGAACTGTTCAGACTTCAAGCGAAGGGATACCTTTAG
- a CDS encoding MFS transporter, protein MSFAPNVYNRQFWMLCLSSFLFSASFNMIIPELPNYLTSLGGGEYKGFIIGLFTLTAGLSRPFSGKLADSIGRLPVMYFGVAVCVLCGFLYPLVATVAAFMLLRLIHGFSTGFTPTGESAYVADTVPLEKRGAALGMFGLAGSLGLAAGPAIGGEFSRYFSLNALFYCSSGMALLSILVLSGLKETLSSPQKFNWGLLRIKKHEILEPKVMPPFIVMFLTLFCYGAVLTVVPDFSSSLGIANKGLFFTFYTLSSIGIRFMAGRASDKYGRVTLLRISTLVMALSMVTISLATDKTWFLAGAVVYGIGTGMNSPTLYAWAIDLSDPAHRGRAMATIYIALEAGIGIGALAAGWIFGNHLDRLPLVFQVAAGLCTAAFLYVMLGKFPKRAEA, encoded by the coding sequence ATGTCTTTTGCCCCCAACGTCTATAACCGTCAATTCTGGATGCTGTGCCTGAGCTCGTTTCTGTTCTCGGCTAGCTTCAACATGATTATTCCAGAACTGCCCAACTACCTCACCAGTCTGGGCGGCGGCGAATACAAGGGCTTCATAATCGGCTTGTTCACGCTCACCGCCGGTTTATCCCGGCCCTTTAGCGGGAAGCTTGCCGATTCCATTGGACGCCTTCCGGTCATGTATTTTGGCGTGGCCGTCTGCGTACTCTGCGGATTTTTGTATCCCTTGGTCGCCACGGTGGCCGCGTTTATGCTGTTGCGTCTCATCCATGGCTTCTCTACGGGCTTCACACCCACCGGCGAGTCTGCCTACGTGGCCGACACGGTGCCTTTGGAGAAACGCGGCGCAGCACTGGGCATGTTTGGTTTGGCAGGTAGCTTGGGCTTGGCCGCCGGACCTGCCATTGGCGGAGAATTCAGCCGGTACTTCTCTTTGAATGCGCTGTTTTACTGCTCTTCGGGCATGGCCTTGCTGTCTATTCTGGTACTATCTGGCCTGAAGGAAACCTTATCTAGCCCGCAGAAATTTAACTGGGGATTGTTACGCATCAAAAAGCATGAGATTCTGGAGCCTAAGGTCATGCCACCGTTTATTGTGATGTTCCTGACGCTCTTTTGCTACGGTGCCGTGCTCACGGTGGTGCCAGATTTCAGTAGTTCTCTGGGTATCGCCAACAAAGGACTTTTCTTTACTTTCTACACACTTTCCTCTATTGGCATTCGGTTCATGGCAGGCCGTGCCTCTGACAAATACGGGCGCGTCACCTTGTTGCGCATCTCCACGTTGGTGATGGCCCTTTCCATGGTCACCATCAGCTTAGCCACCGATAAAACTTGGTTTCTGGCGGGTGCGGTGGTCTATGGAATAGGCACCGGTATGAACTCGCCAACACTCTACGCCTGGGCCATTGACCTCAGCGACCCAGCACATCGTGGCCGGGCCATGGCTACCATCTACATCGCGCTGGAAGCTGGCATAGGTATTGGCGCCCTAGCCGCAGGCTGGATTTTCGGGAATCACCTGGACCGCTTGCCCTTGGTGTTTCAAGTGGCGGCTGGGCTGTGCACTGCGGCTTTCTTGTATGTGATGCTAGGCAAATTCCCGAAGCGGGCAGAAGCGTAA
- a CDS encoding serine O-acetyltransferase — protein MEEAFLHRLWGLHQQNQLRVPTALLCQFLDRLMQLLFPPLAEPPYKTEHALRQEAQFLEQELQRLLQGVQHLGAFSAIETSRQFIQVLPQLYDQIIEDARFILQEDPAARHIEEVMRTYPGFQAIGVYRMAHFLHLHEVPILPRILTEYAHSKTGIDIHPGAKIGVPFCIDHGTGVVIGETTEIGRFVKLYQGVTLGALSVSKHMQDIKRHPTIEDHVVIYAGATILGGATVIGAHSIIGGNVWLTESVGPYSRLYHRAQIKVSRTEEPEGILDFSI, from the coding sequence ATGGAAGAGGCATTTTTACATCGGCTTTGGGGCTTGCACCAGCAAAACCAACTACGCGTCCCTACGGCGTTGCTGTGCCAGTTTTTGGACCGGCTTATGCAGCTACTGTTTCCGCCGTTGGCAGAACCTCCTTACAAGACAGAACATGCCTTGCGGCAAGAGGCCCAGTTTCTGGAGCAAGAACTGCAGCGGCTGTTGCAGGGCGTTCAGCACCTGGGTGCGTTTTCGGCTATAGAAACCTCCCGGCAGTTTATACAAGTACTGCCCCAACTGTATGACCAGATCATAGAGGACGCCCGCTTCATTCTGCAGGAAGACCCGGCCGCCCGCCACATAGAGGAGGTCATGCGCACTTATCCGGGGTTTCAGGCCATTGGCGTGTACCGCATGGCGCATTTCCTGCACCTGCATGAGGTGCCCATCTTGCCCAGAATCCTGACGGAGTACGCGCATTCCAAAACGGGAATAGACATTCACCCAGGGGCGAAGATTGGGGTTCCTTTCTGCATTGACCACGGCACGGGCGTGGTGATAGGGGAGACCACTGAGATTGGGCGGTTTGTGAAGCTGTACCAAGGGGTGACCTTGGGCGCCTTGAGCGTGTCTAAGCACATGCAGGACATCAAGCGCCATCCTACCATTGAAGATCATGTGGTCATTTATGCCGGGGCCACCATCTTGGGCGGCGCAACCGTCATTGGCGCTCACAGCATCATTGGCGGCAACGTATGGCTCACCGAAAGCGTGGGTCCGTACTCCAGACTATACCACCGTGCCCAGATAAAAGTAAGCCGCACCGAAGAACCCGAAGGCATCCTTGACTTCTCCATCTAA
- the cysK gene encoding cysteine synthase A, producing MKAENILQTIGNTPTVKVNRLFGPDANVWMKLERANPGGSIKDRIALSMVEDAEKRGLLKKDTRIIEPTSGNTGVGLAMVAAVKGYPITLVMPESMSIERRRLMAAYGAQLELTPREKGMKGAIEKAHELAQQNDNAWIPMQFENEANTQIHMETTAQEILADFTDGLDYLITGVGTGGHITGVARVLKKKFPNLKVFAVEPTLSPVLSGGEPGPHPIQGVGAGFIPKIMDMSVLDGVIQVTPQEAFDYTRRAAREEGIFVGVSSGGSLAAVAQKIEELEKGAKILTFCYDTGERYLSVEGLFV from the coding sequence ATGAAAGCAGAGAACATTCTACAAACCATAGGCAACACGCCCACTGTCAAGGTTAACCGCTTGTTTGGCCCAGATGCCAATGTCTGGATGAAACTGGAACGCGCCAACCCCGGCGGAAGCATAAAAGACCGCATTGCGCTTTCCATGGTGGAGGACGCCGAGAAGCGAGGACTCCTAAAGAAAGACACTCGCATCATTGAACCAACTTCTGGTAACACCGGTGTGGGCCTGGCCATGGTAGCCGCGGTAAAAGGCTACCCAATTACCTTGGTCATGCCAGAATCCATGTCCATTGAACGCAGAAGGCTCATGGCTGCCTACGGAGCCCAACTGGAATTGACGCCCCGCGAGAAAGGCATGAAAGGTGCCATTGAGAAAGCCCATGAACTAGCCCAGCAGAACGACAATGCCTGGATTCCCATGCAGTTTGAAAACGAAGCCAATACCCAAATCCACATGGAAACCACCGCCCAAGAAATCCTGGCAGATTTTACTGACGGGCTGGATTACCTTATTACCGGCGTTGGTACCGGCGGGCATATTACCGGCGTGGCGCGGGTGCTCAAAAAGAAGTTTCCTAACCTTAAGGTGTTTGCCGTAGAGCCTACGCTGTCTCCTGTGTTGAGCGGCGGCGAGCCGGGGCCTCATCCCATCCAGGGAGTAGGGGCCGGGTTCATTCCCAAAATCATGGACATGTCTGTCTTGGATGGCGTAATCCAAGTTACCCCGCAAGAAGCGTTTGACTACACCCGGCGGGCGGCAAGAGAAGAAGGAATCTTTGTGGGCGTTTCGTCTGGAGGATCTCTAGCAGCGGTGGCCCAAAAGATAGAAGAGCTAGAGAAAGGCGCTAAGATTCTAACTTTCTGCTATGACACCGGTGAGCGGTATTTGTCTGTGGAGGGGTTGTTTGTATAA